ATTTTAATTCTTCGCCCCTTATGTACActgctttaaatatttgcttgctTGAGCATCATCTGGCAACAGCCAAATTCCACATAACAAATTGCTACTGTCAACCTTGTACAGAGTTCGTAAGAACTGCAAAACCCCCGAGTTCATAAAAGCAGTGACTGTCTGACGATGCTCTACAAGAAGTCTTTACTCTTGGGTCAACGGTTGTGGTAATGTACAAACACCCAAGCATGCAAagtgttttcagcagcaataCTACTAATGCCAAGGGAATAATGGATCTACAATAATCTGGAAACCTAAGGTATTTAGTTACGTGGAATAGGGATTGTAAATACTGAtctacaaatatttcaaaattaattttccctccCTTCAGAAGGGACCTCATAGCCTTCCCACAGGAGTCATATTAACATTTAGCATCTTGGTTAGCAAAAAAATACTGCACCTAGCAATGCAAATTTTAACACAAACGATAAGAAGATTTAAAGAagccctgcctctgccattAGGTGCCCCAATTACCTTATCAAAACTTCGCCCAGGTGTCCAGACAGCGCGCCGTCTATGTACTCCTCTGTGTTGGCAAGCTTGgagagaaaaccagcaaaactcAGAACGATGGTAACGGGCGGCGCCGgtccctccgccccgccccacTTTGTGTCTTGtcctcccccgccccggggccgaGGCCCGGcgccacccccgccccgccgctcaCCTGCATGTTCATGTAGCCGTCGACGGAGACGAGGTAGCCCTTGTACTCCATCCCCCACTTCAGCTTCACCATCACGGGCTTCCCCGTCAGCCCGTTCAGGAAAGGCTTGGGGTTGAGGGGCAGGCTCTGCCGGGGAGAACAGCCCGTCACGTACCTCCCTCCGGACCCGGGACCGCTACCGGGACCGCTACCGGGACCGCTACCGGCCGCAGCTCCCgcccccgacccccccccgaccccctcACCATGGCAGCGCGAcgcgcggcggcggcccgggaAGCGCAGGCCCACGCGGGAACCCCTCGTGCGCGCCGCGGGACGAGAAAGAATGGGAGGCAGCGCCGCTTCGGCTTCCACTTCCGGGGGCGCCGCCAGCACCCCTGACCCCTCACCTTTACGGAGACGCGCTTTCAATAGGCTGAGGCGCCCCCACGCGCGAAGGAAAAGCGAGGTTGCCCATTGGCTCGGCGTCGCCGCCTGTCTATCTCATTGGCCAGGTTGGCTgcccacccccttccccaacCAATCGCTGGGGGCGACGCTGGCGGGCTCGGGGGGCCGCCGtcccggggcggggccgccgtcccggggcggggccgccgtcccggggcggggccgccgtcccggggcggggccgccgtcccggggcggggccgccgtcccggggcggggccgccgtcccggggcggggccgccgtcccggggcggggcgggacaCCCAGGTGCTGAGCAACCGAGTGTATGTGTCAGTCAGTCCGTCCGTCCCGGcgggctgctgctggcttctCACGAACCCCGAGGCCCTCGGTAGCGGTTAGCGCGCCCGCGGGCCCGTCCCTGCCCGTACAGGTGTACCTCCGCGGGGCGGCAGTGCTTCACTGGcagggcggctgcggcgcgtaACGGCACAAACTCTGACAGAACTTGAGACAACCCCGGCCGGCGTTACCTGCCAGCCCGGCAGGCGGGGGGAGCCTGGCGGCATCCGCTCGCCTTTAAAAATGAATCTGCGGGCCACTACGTGTTCGTCACTCCACACGCGCGGGTGGAAAACCTCAGCGTTTGTAAGGCGCAGGAGCCACGTCCTCGCCAACGTGCGAGCGCTCTACTCGGCCTCGTTTGACTCCCAGGCGAGGAAGTTGCCCGAGCTTTTCTTGGCTGTAGGGAGCATCAGCTTATTGACGCTCGTGAGACGCCAGGCCTGCTCCAGCTGTAATTTGTGACTCTTAACCTTTGACAGGCAAATATGTTGAGCCAACGCTTGTACTGTTTACTAATTTGTCACGTCTACACTAATGCATTCCACTACTCTACGTCTAAAGTCATCAGATGCCGCAATGCGTATTTATGTTCCTGCATAGAGCACATTCCCTTCATCTTTAATGTATTGGTCGCTGAATGTGGGAACCATACACTCAGGAACTAACCTTTCTGTAACAGAGATATTACACATTTTGCGTGCTTTACCTTCCAAGGGTCAGTCTAGTGCCTTAGCGTTGAAAGCAAAACCCATCATCACCTGCTAAAATCTGAGTGTTGGCTGCTGTTGGCTCAGCCAGCTATCTTCTCCAGATCCAGACGTCCTCATGCACAGCGGTTGTGATACCTTCGTGGATGGGTGGGAGCGAATAAGAGCAGGAATTGTAATTCTTTTTAACTAGCGTGTATTAAAAGTGCACTCAGATGCTTGTTTCCATGATCATTAGAAATGAGAGTGATTTTCTTTTAGGGTGTTTTGGATGGGCAACAGGGGCATCAGCTTTAGGCTAATAGTCTCTCTGGTAGCGAGACTTGCTATGGGCCAGCTGAAAGAGTAACTAAGTTACAAGATTTCTGTAAGGAAGTCTGTGTTCAGACTATATAGGAAAAGCATGAGCACAACAGGAAATGGTGTATACAACAAAATTTTTCATGCCACTCGGGCGTAAAGAATGGCTGATTTCAAGTGATAACACGCATAATGTGGCAGAACACAATGAGCTTAGAGTGAGCATCTTGGATAAAATCATACTGTGGGAGTAACTTTTGCACTTTTCTGACAATTGCCAAGGATAAATATGTATATCTGTAAATGGCAATATAACAGGTTTTGGCATGGTACCTGTAAGCAGCACttcctatttttatatattgaaCCTATTTTGATCACAATATCTCCTACTCGCGTTGGGAAACCTTTTTGTATACCAAGAAATACAGGAGCAATTACATTCAGATTTTAACACACTCTGTTCCTCTGACAGATGAGTCAATATTCCAGCCCTGCTGTTATAAAGCTATcaaaaaccagaagaatttCCCAGGGTCATAGATACCAGCATAGAAGTCAGAGAGCAGGAGTGCTTGACTTCTAGTTTCATAATCAGTGCATGAATTCACGCATCAGTAACCTCATCAGCTGTAGGCTGGGTCTGCAGCAATTTTGTGTGGTGGTAGGGTAGGAAGGAGTACTGAAAGCACAGAATGCGTGACTACATCTGATGTTGTTAACTGGATAACTTGGTTAATCAGGAAACAACATAGCTTTtgctcccccccccaccccgaggaATTTGCTGTTTACCTTATTGGCTGAATCATTCTGAGTCAGAGACGGTTTGCTTATGCGGGTCTTTTCCTGACCTTAAGTACAGGGGTGAAGTTCACCTTTTGTCTTCTTTGTATTTCCCCATGTAATAGGGGAAGTAATCATTTgcattcttttctgcttttgggtCAGGGTATTTAGGCTGCTGCTCAACAGGAAATGAACAGGAAAGAGTCTTTGTCATAGATTAATCCAAACCTTAGGTCTTGGGTGGATAGATGGGATTTTCTCTTGCAGCTCAGGGCTGGGAATTTAGCACAACTGCCTACACTCTGTTCCTAAGGAAACACATTAAGCAGCTGGacatctgacagcagcagcatttctggtGGAGAGACTCATTAAATGACATTATCTGTGTAAGTACAAATGCTCACTGACATTGCCAACACGACATGTCACCATAATGCCAGGCAGAGAGAGCCAGCCCTTGTTCCCTCACATCGCTGAGAGAAAGCTGAGCTGCccagaaatatttcttgatTGAGCTGAGTTTGCTGAGACAGGAACCCCCTGCAATAACCCCCATCTGCCTGCCATCAACACATTTCTTAAGGAAACTTTGAGAGCTGCCCCATGCTCCAGCTTCTGGGCTGCATGTTTAGTGACCAGTGAGCACCTTTTCCTAGCAGTATGCCACTCCAAATGGGGCTCTACTGCATTCTTCTCCCACATCAAGCGAGTTACTTCTGATACCACGCAGTTCATCTCCACCGGAGTCGTAGCACCAGCAGCTTTGCCATCACACCGAAGACACCATGAGATGGGAATCAGTTGCAATCAGAGAACTTAAAGCCACCATGAAGTCACAGCCCTGAATTCAGAGTGGGGAGAGCTGAGTTAACAAAAAGGAAGCTCCACCAGGAGACAATACCTTCGAAGGACAGGTTTGCATCAAAATCAGTCCAGTGCAGCAGCATGGGGTTAGCCCTGCTACACGGCAGATGAACCTCAGCTTCTGATTCTGTTGGGTTCAAAATTGACAAAGCCATGTAAGAGCCTGCCGCTCTCCCCATACGAACCTGTCCCAGGTGAAGATGTACCACTCTCCTTCCTGACTCCCAGACCGCTGTGTCTGGTTCTTGAAAATATTAGATGCCTTGGTCTAAGCTAGACAGTTCTTAAGTAGCCTTGTGCAGACCAGGAGTTAATTTCTGACAAGCTCTCTCTTCTATCTGCTTGGGGATGCAGTGGTTATGACTATTACGGACCTAGAAGGATTTTGAGGCTGTGTGCACCCTTGGAGAGTTTTGCTACTGTAGCAATGCTGCTAGAAAGAGAAGACGATCTAGGACTCTGGCCAAACCTTGCCATGagatagatttatttttccttcagcaataGACATAATGGAAGATTTGCCATTGTCAATCATACTGTAACGGAAAATTTGCTCTTGCCCACAAATTTTATGTTGAAAGTATCTGATGAAATTTTGCCTAAAAGTCATTTTCaataagaaatacaaattttttgTATGTTCAAAAAATCTATATGAGTTATCAGCGCTTGGTGATTTGGGAACTGCTGTGGCATTATGTGTGGATTGTCAACAGCCCTCACATGAGGTATAATCCTGACCTTCTGGGGCTTTGCCAGAATAAAATTTCTCTTCAGGCAGTATTTTCGCAGAGATCTCTACCAGTAAAACTTCCTTCCTCTATCTGTTGATGATTTGTCATTTTAATAACACCATCTTTGATCAGATCTCCATGAATGAGGAAATAACCATCCACCTTCACCACCGACGAGGACTGggatccctggaggtatttaaaagatgtgtagatgtggtgcttagggacatggcttagcagtggacttggcagtattaGGTTAATGGTtagactcgatgatcttaagagtcttttccaaactaaatgattctatgattctgtgattttatgacCCATTAGGTACTGATATCAGGCTCCAGAAGAAGAGAGGTCTTTAATTTCTCCCTGACATCCTAAGATCATCAGCCTTACcaaagctgagctgtgctgcagaggtgggTATACAGAATCCAAGTGCCAGGAGCCACAAAACTGGTTAACCTGTTTCAGGTCTGATCCAACTAACATGCCTCTTTTGCGTGCTGCCACATTCACGTCTTGGTGCAAGGCTGTAGCCTAGAATAGATGTTTGGTCTTGCCTCAACACTGGGAGCCAGCTGAAGGGAAGGACACAGGGGAGCCATAAAATCCAAGAGAGACTTGCCGTCCGCCCTGCGTGCCCGGCAGTGGCTGGTGTGCCAATGTGAGGAAACACGAGCAAGATGCAAATGTCCATTTGGCGCTGACTTGCCCAATGAGCAGAGATGGTGCTGCGAAGGACTCCCAGTGCAGGAGGCGGGggtgagcctgggaagaagggaatgCTGTGTTTCTTCTCAAGTGGAGGATTTATTGTGCAGTTTCAGATCAACACAATGCCTTTTGCCCACAGAGCGATGTTGGTATGAAATGAGATTTGGGAGGTGGTAGGTATATGCTAACAAAAGCTCAGGTCTTGATGGAGTCGCAAAAATTTTTTGCTGCTCCCCAAGGAGGTTTGCTGGAGTGACTCTGCTGTGAACCTGTCACCgggctgggctgtgccagcaAGAAGGGGCATGGAATGGGTATTGTACAGAAATTGCAGGAACTTTAAAGCCTCCTTTTATGCATATTAAAAACCTTTATTTGCTTATGCAAATAGTATTCATGCAAATTATGCAGCTACACTAATGGGATGCCCTTTAAGAATGTGTCTCTGAAAACACCGGCTCCTTTGCCAAGAAATAATGGGACTTCCTTAATTATCAGCTGTTATCTTCTGGTTCTGGCAAACTTTTGTTGCTTTATgtgctgttgtttcttttatgttttgacATGAACGAATTGGAATTGAAATTCTGTGCTGAGGAAAACAAAGTGATctgtataaataataaaatggcaTTCTTGTGTGTGTCAAAAAGGGCGGGGGGGATCAAGCATTGTGCAGAAGGAATTTGGAAACCGTGCTTTCACACAAACCTCTTCATGGAAACTAATAGCTGGCTCTGAATCATAAAAGTGGTTTGAGAGCTGGTGTTTTGAGAAATCTGAGCAGAGCTCAGAAAGTCTGGCTGGTGTTGGGGTCTCTCTGTGTCAGGTGGCAAGCTGTATTTCAACAGAGGAGCTCATCTGCTTCTTCTCTTGTCCTTCTGCTTCTAGCCATGGCTGAAATTCCAGTGGTGGTGGTACAAACCTAACAACAGTTTCTAAACCTTAATAATCCTTTATTTATGCTGAAGCCCTCTTGGACAAACAGTTACCCTGacaaacagaggaaagtaattttaaacagTGAATCTTGTATGGGGAGATGAGAAGAAGGAGTGTTTAGGCAACAGGGCAGTTGGGTGGGTACATGAGTCACCAGGGGATCACTGGTCAGGAGAGACTAGATGTTGTCCAAGAGGTTCCCTCACCATTTCAGaggaagagcagaaggaaacCATCTGTAGAGGGGAAAGTAAGAGAGAGAAACACTGCTGGGTTAAAAGAAGGAGCTAAATCCAGGATTTCTGAACTTAGAAAACTCTGCCTGAGCCCAAGCAATATTCTGGAGAGATGAGGCAGAGAAATAGGAGCCCAGACCCCAAAGAAACCAGTGAGTCATCAGGCTGACTGGCAGCTGTAGGGACAAATATGTCCTGAACACCCTTCATTACATTCATTAGGCTCTGAATGTGCtgtgattttattaatttggcCAGATAGCAGCTATTTTTGTAATAGCCAAAGGGAAGAACAATTTGGGGTTGAGGCCTCTCTGCAAAGTCTGCTGTGCGATTTGCTGTTTGCACCTCAGCCAGAGCTGATCCTGGGGCAGCTGGGCCAGAAAGTCTCATGTCAAGGAAGGGGCTGCAGACAGAAAACAATCCCCAACCCCCCATACTCTGAAAATGTTCCAGAGGCAACGTCTGCATTTTGTCTTTGACTTGAACCTGAGCCCAGGGCCCATGTCTCCGCTGGGAGGCAGTGATCAATGCCCTGCATCTGAGACCTCCCCAATAAACTGGTGGTCCTTTCGTGAGGGCCTCTCCAGGGCCAGGGAGTGTCAAAGGTCTGCTGTAAAGTCAAACGTATACGTACAAACCTTCCCCATagagcaggctggaggagaagcTTTCAGGCAGCCAGTTTCTAGTCAGCTACCAGAACCTCTGAGCATCTTCTTGTCTGCCTGAAACAAGCAGGAGTCCAAGCTTGCATAGGTGCACAAGCTTTTCTCAGACCCCACAAATGTGATAGGCTTAGCCTACCTCAGACAGGAAGGATTACAGGGACCAGGAACTAACTGTGGGGATGGTCAGTGAGTTAGGAACAGATGCACAAGACAGCACAAAAGACTGCAGCGTGCTCCAGGCAAAAGTAACTCGAAAGCCTGTGGTCCAACATGCATCATCTGATACAAATCCAGCAGAGAGAGCACGGCTGTGGATGTTTATGCTGGTTTTATGCCAACCATTCCCAAATTCCCAGTGCCCTGACTTTCGTCCTTTTTGGGGCAGTGCCCAGCTGTATGTGCTGGGTGCAGTGCGTCACCACAGAAATGCCTTTCTTCAAAATGCTTTAGGAGTTCAGTGAGTTGGAGTTTTGGCCGGCCAAGTTTCCAGTGTATTGTGTCAACGGCAATAGTGCTCGCTGAGAGCTGCTCTACCTGCTTCACTTCTAGCCAGGAGGCCATTGATACGCTGGTGTTTCCTCATCACAAGTGCTTTCTGTAATGCTTTAAGTTGCCATTAAGTTTGGCGTTTCTGCCTTCATTTTGCTGCTTACTCTGTTAGATCGCTTATAcaagtgttatttttttcccaaagcgCACAGAGGATGGGAGCTGGCTTCTCTTTGCCCAGCAGGTGTTTCTGAGGAGGCAGCTGATGTGCCCTGGGCTTCCCCGCTTGAGAACCAAGAGCTGGAGAGCCACAATGAGCTATTTCAGTGCTCCCGATGGTGCACTGACAATTCCTGATGCCCCTTGCATGCCCCAGGTGACCTGGCCCCACTGCCACGGTGCTCCCATTGcgttcttttctgttctttacagTCCTTTATAGCAGCCACTGTTGCTGTGTACACTTGGCATGGGCAGCCTCAGCATCGTAGCATAGTCTTAGAGGCATTTACGTCCATTTGGTGCCTTCCTTCTCCAGAGCAGTGTCTTCTCTGTGGCAATTTACACCACAGTAGGTAAGTGGAGGGTGTTCTTGCAATAGGACCTGGAGGTGGTCAATAGAGGACCCACTTTTCTGCCCAGGAATGCAGTGGCAAACACACTTGCGAGAGCAGGTACTGATCAGGTGACTGAAGGGAAAATCAGGGCTTGACCACATTGTTTAATGCAACACAGGATAGAAATATTTAAGCTAGTTTGGGTAAGAAAAACAATTGAAAAAAGCCTGCTTCTCTGGCAACAAACATATTCTGGTGTCTGAGCTGGCTCACTCCGACCAGC
The Phalacrocorax aristotelis chromosome 1, bGulAri2.1, whole genome shotgun sequence DNA segment above includes these coding regions:
- the SNRPF gene encoding small nuclear ribonucleoprotein F, translating into MSLPLNPKPFLNGLTGKPVMVKLKWGMEYKGYLVSVDGYMNMQLANTEEYIDGALSGHLGEVLIRCNNVLYIRGVEEEEEDGEMRE